The Myxococcota bacterium genome has a segment encoding these proteins:
- a CDS encoding carboxyl transferase domain-containing protein: MAKRDYTDDWKPLLERLDAERTRARAMGGPERVERFLHARGKLDARQRILRLFDPGTFVEIGGLVGNQEGVPADAFVCGAGAIDGRPAMAGVEDFSTLAGSIGAGGTAKRHRIAELAKQERVPLVMMLEGAGHRLTDTGHGRAPNDLLALADLNGHVPMVCLVLGASAGHGALAAPLSDFVVMSEAGAMFTGGPPLVKAATGEEVTKEELGGPKVCAEIAGSVHNVAADDAAAIDLARAYLSHFPSHAGGALPRRDGADTGPRPLDELLAILPPNDRLPYRMRRVIELVVDDGRYLEVQPGYGKSVITALAFVGGRAVGIVANDPSHKAGAMDSAAAIKAMDFLDTLHPFGHPVVFLADNPGVMAGTKAEREGILKWGGKMFRSERRLRGPKIYVAMRKAFGFGMVTMAGTPFDHQTMTFTLPGVNLASMPAASGGRAAKLDEDAQRAAEEAQRAGPYRLANGLGVDDVIDPRELRNAILGALALARGREPAGR, translated from the coding sequence GTGGCGAAGCGCGACTACACGGACGACTGGAAGCCGCTGCTCGAGCGCCTCGACGCCGAGCGCACGCGCGCGCGCGCGATGGGCGGGCCCGAGCGCGTCGAGCGCTTCCTGCACGCGCGCGGCAAGCTCGACGCGCGCCAGCGCATCCTGCGCCTCTTCGACCCGGGCACGTTCGTCGAGATCGGCGGGCTCGTCGGCAACCAGGAGGGCGTCCCGGCCGACGCGTTCGTGTGCGGCGCGGGCGCGATCGACGGTCGCCCCGCGATGGCGGGCGTCGAGGACTTCAGCACGCTCGCGGGCTCGATCGGCGCGGGCGGCACGGCGAAGCGCCACCGCATCGCCGAGCTCGCGAAGCAGGAGCGCGTCCCGCTCGTGATGATGCTCGAGGGCGCGGGCCACCGGCTCACCGACACCGGGCACGGCCGCGCGCCCAACGACCTGCTCGCGCTCGCCGACCTGAACGGCCACGTGCCCATGGTGTGTCTCGTCCTCGGCGCATCGGCCGGGCACGGCGCGCTCGCCGCGCCGCTCTCCGACTTCGTCGTGATGAGCGAGGCGGGCGCGATGTTCACGGGCGGGCCTCCGCTCGTGAAGGCGGCGACCGGCGAGGAAGTGACGAAGGAGGAGCTCGGCGGCCCGAAGGTCTGCGCCGAGATCGCGGGCTCCGTGCACAACGTCGCGGCCGACGACGCGGCCGCGATCGATCTCGCGCGCGCGTACCTCTCGCACTTCCCCTCGCATGCGGGCGGCGCGCTGCCGCGTCGCGACGGCGCGGACACGGGGCCGCGGCCGCTCGACGAGCTGCTCGCGATCCTCCCGCCGAACGACCGGCTGCCCTACCGCATGCGCCGCGTCATCGAGCTCGTGGTCGACGACGGCCGCTACCTCGAGGTGCAGCCGGGCTACGGGAAGTCGGTGATCACGGCGCTCGCCTTCGTCGGCGGCCGCGCGGTCGGCATCGTCGCGAACGATCCGTCGCACAAGGCCGGCGCGATGGACAGCGCCGCCGCGATCAAGGCGATGGACTTCCTCGACACGCTCCACCCGTTCGGCCACCCCGTCGTCTTCCTCGCCGACAACCCGGGCGTGATGGCCGGGACGAAGGCCGAGCGCGAGGGCATCCTCAAGTGGGGCGGCAAGATGTTCCGCAGCGAGCGCCGGCTTCGCGGCCCGAAGATCTACGTCGCGATGCGCAAGGCGTTCGGCTTCGGAATGGTCACGATGGCGGGCACGCCGTTCGACCACCAGACGATGACCTTCACCCTCCCCGGCGTGAACCTCGCCTCGATGCCGGCCGCGAGCGGCGGCCGCGCGGCCAAGCTCGACGAGGACGCGCAGCGCGCGGCCGAGGAGGCGCAGCGCGCGGGGCCCTACCGGCTCGCGAACGGGCTCGGCGTCGACGACGTGATCGACCCGCGCGAGCTGCGCAACGCGATCCTCGGGGCGCTCGCGCTCGCGCGCGGGCGCGAGCCGGCGGGTCGCTAG
- a CDS encoding SGNH/GDSL hydrolase family protein, which produces MRSARGLALLLSSALCVLVAEGALRLAWSNPYAGETDYLVRLRRHYGDKQRVYDRGAIDPAHPRVALATDARGYLRGAARGDGPPDPTALRIAFLGGSTTECTALDAEVRFPALVEAGLRARGVPAVAWNAAVSGNNLHDSLHVLLDHVVADAPDVVFVMHATNDTGVLATADGYASSMGVPLDARVAARWLETVASRSSFVVAFARHRLAAYALVPQPLAADVAARETGPGAAAIPVAPFARRLRAFVGVARAFDIEPVLATQPLAATQNALTPAWANVGAQARFNAATRAVGAETGALVVDLDAAVRASGADWDAPMHLFYDGMHVTAEGSRLYARTIVDSLAPRLRARHRSREEP; this is translated from the coding sequence ATGCGAAGCGCGCGCGGGCTCGCCCTGCTCCTGTCGAGCGCGCTCTGCGTCCTCGTCGCCGAGGGCGCGCTCCGCCTCGCGTGGTCGAACCCGTACGCGGGCGAGACCGACTACCTGGTGCGCCTGCGCCGCCACTACGGCGACAAGCAGCGCGTGTACGACCGCGGCGCGATCGACCCCGCGCACCCGCGCGTCGCGCTCGCGACCGACGCGCGCGGCTACCTCCGCGGCGCGGCGCGCGGGGACGGGCCGCCCGACCCGACTGCGCTCCGCATCGCCTTCCTCGGCGGCTCGACGACCGAGTGCACGGCGCTCGACGCGGAGGTGCGCTTCCCGGCGCTCGTCGAGGCCGGGCTGCGCGCGCGCGGCGTCCCGGCCGTCGCGTGGAACGCCGCCGTCTCCGGCAACAACCTGCACGACAGCCTCCACGTGCTGCTCGACCACGTCGTCGCCGACGCGCCCGACGTCGTGTTCGTCATGCACGCGACCAACGACACGGGCGTGCTCGCGACGGCCGACGGCTACGCGAGCTCGATGGGCGTCCCGCTCGACGCGCGGGTCGCCGCGCGCTGGCTCGAGACGGTCGCCTCGCGCAGCTCCTTCGTGGTCGCCTTCGCGCGCCACCGTCTCGCGGCCTACGCGCTCGTGCCGCAGCCGCTCGCCGCGGACGTCGCCGCGCGCGAGACGGGGCCCGGCGCCGCGGCGATTCCCGTCGCTCCCTTCGCGCGCCGCCTGCGCGCGTTCGTGGGCGTGGCGCGCGCGTTCGACATCGAGCCCGTCCTCGCGACACAGCCCCTCGCCGCGACGCAGAACGCACTCACGCCGGCCTGGGCGAACGTCGGCGCGCAGGCGCGCTTCAACGCAGCCACCCGCGCAGTCGGCGCGGAGACCGGCGCGCTCGTCGTCGACCTCGACGCCGCGGTCCGCGCGAGCGGCGCCGACTGGGATGCGCCGATGCACCTCTTCTACGACGGCATGCACGTCACCGCGGAAGGCTCGCGGCTCTACGCGCGCACGATCGTCGACTCGCTCGCTCCACGCCTTCGCGCCCGCCACCGTTCCCGGGAGGAACCATGA
- a CDS encoding molybdopterin-dependent oxidoreductase → MAARWFHRSCPICEASCALRVEADVEARRVLRIEGDADDPISRGHLCPKAFALRGVHEDPDRLRRPIVRDRASGAWREVGWDEAIDTAVRGLRDVQQAHGADALAVYIGNPSGFDVGSMLYNGFVLGSLGTRRMFSAATMDHFPKLFTSRVMLGKGSLLPIPDVDRCDYFLCLGGNPVVSQGSLMSAPGIRSRLRALRARGGRFVVVDPRRTESAREADEHLFIRPGTDACWLFAVAHVLFAEGLVKTGRLGAFVDGIERVRELARDFAPEDVADATGIDAATTRRIARELAAHPRACVYGRIGTCTVEFGTLASWLVDVVNVLLGRYDEPGGMMFPRPATGQHEPGRALPELAVGDVRTVVRGLPAIEGQLPASAFAEELDPSLAGERRIRALVTVAGNPVLSLPAGDAVDRGLAGLDFMVAVDPYLNETTRHADVVLPTLPQLEHDNYDFLAQSTTVRNFARYSEQVFPPEPGGKRSWEVFLALAARWNGAEPEAFDDAMLLANATRFAGRLGLDPERVVETLAKEGERGPMRLVDLQLRCGPYGDRFGADPDGLTLAKLRAARRAVDLGALEPRLPDVLRTPGRRIALADARITADVARLRERLPSLAAREGLVLVGRRQARGMNSWLHNVESLAAGRPRCTLRMHPDDARARGLAEGALARIRSRVGEVVAPLEISQEMMPGVVSLPHGFGHAPPGGGTRTRVASARQPGVNANALTDPEPLDAPSGTAVANGIPVEVEAA, encoded by the coding sequence GTGGCGGCCCGCTGGTTCCACCGCTCGTGTCCGATCTGCGAGGCGTCGTGCGCGCTGCGCGTCGAAGCCGACGTCGAGGCGCGGCGCGTGCTGCGGATCGAGGGCGACGCCGACGACCCGATCAGCCGCGGCCACCTCTGCCCCAAGGCCTTCGCGCTGCGCGGCGTCCACGAGGATCCGGACCGCCTCCGGCGCCCGATCGTGCGCGACCGCGCGTCGGGCGCCTGGCGCGAGGTCGGCTGGGACGAGGCGATCGACACCGCCGTTCGCGGGCTGCGCGACGTGCAGCAGGCCCACGGCGCCGACGCGCTCGCGGTCTACATCGGGAACCCGAGCGGGTTCGACGTCGGCTCGATGCTCTACAACGGCTTCGTGCTCGGCTCGCTCGGCACGCGCCGCATGTTCTCCGCGGCGACCATGGACCACTTCCCGAAGCTCTTCACGTCGCGCGTGATGCTGGGCAAGGGGTCGCTGCTGCCGATCCCCGACGTCGACCGCTGCGACTACTTCCTCTGCCTCGGCGGCAACCCGGTCGTGTCGCAGGGGAGCCTGATGTCGGCGCCCGGCATCCGCTCGCGGCTGCGCGCGCTGCGCGCGCGCGGCGGGCGCTTCGTCGTCGTCGACCCGCGCCGCACCGAGAGCGCGCGCGAGGCGGACGAGCACCTCTTCATCCGTCCGGGCACGGACGCCTGCTGGCTGTTCGCGGTCGCCCACGTGCTCTTCGCCGAGGGCCTCGTGAAGACCGGACGGCTCGGCGCCTTCGTCGACGGCATCGAGCGCGTGCGCGAGCTCGCGCGCGACTTCGCGCCCGAGGACGTCGCGGACGCGACCGGCATCGACGCCGCGACGACGCGGCGCATCGCGCGCGAGCTGGCCGCGCACCCGCGCGCTTGCGTGTACGGGCGGATCGGCACGTGCACGGTCGAGTTCGGCACGCTCGCGAGCTGGCTCGTCGACGTCGTGAACGTGCTGCTCGGGCGCTACGACGAGCCGGGCGGGATGATGTTCCCGCGTCCGGCGACCGGGCAGCACGAGCCGGGACGCGCGCTCCCGGAGCTCGCCGTCGGCGACGTGCGCACCGTCGTGCGCGGCCTGCCCGCGATCGAGGGACAGCTGCCCGCGTCCGCCTTCGCCGAGGAGCTCGACCCTTCGCTCGCGGGCGAGCGGCGCATCCGCGCGCTCGTCACCGTCGCCGGCAACCCCGTGCTCTCGCTGCCGGCCGGCGACGCCGTCGATCGGGGCCTCGCCGGCCTCGACTTCATGGTCGCGGTCGACCCGTACCTGAACGAGACGACGCGGCACGCGGACGTCGTGCTGCCGACGCTCCCGCAGCTCGAGCACGACAACTACGACTTCCTCGCGCAGTCGACGACGGTGCGGAACTTCGCGCGCTATTCGGAGCAGGTGTTCCCGCCCGAGCCCGGCGGCAAGCGCTCGTGGGAGGTGTTCCTCGCCCTCGCCGCGCGCTGGAACGGCGCCGAGCCCGAGGCGTTCGACGACGCGATGCTGCTCGCGAACGCGACGCGCTTCGCGGGCCGCCTCGGCCTCGACCCGGAGCGCGTCGTCGAGACGCTCGCGAAGGAGGGCGAGCGCGGCCCGATGCGGCTCGTCGACCTGCAGCTCCGCTGTGGGCCGTACGGCGATCGGTTCGGCGCCGACCCCGACGGCCTCACGCTCGCGAAGCTCCGCGCGGCGCGGCGGGCGGTCGATCTGGGCGCGCTCGAGCCGCGCCTCCCCGACGTCCTGCGCACGCCCGGTCGCCGCATCGCGCTCGCCGACGCGCGCATCACCGCCGACGTCGCGCGGCTGCGAGAGCGGCTGCCCTCGCTCGCCGCGCGCGAAGGGCTCGTGCTCGTCGGGCGCCGGCAGGCGCGCGGCATGAACTCGTGGCTGCACAATGTCGAGTCGCTCGCGGCGGGGCGTCCGCGCTGCACGCTGCGCATGCACCCGGACGACGCGCGGGCGCGCGGGCTCGCCGAGGGGGCGCTCGCGCGCATCCGCTCGCGCGTCGGCGAGGTGGTCGCGCCGCTCGAGATCTCGCAGGAGATGATGCCCGGCGTCGTGAGCCTGCCGCACGGCTTCGGGCACGCGCCGCCGGGCGGCGGGACGCGCACCCGCGTCGCGAGTGCGCGACAGCCCGGCGTGAACGCGAACGCGCTGACGGATCCCGAGCCGCTCGACGCACCGTCGGGCACGGCGGTCGCGAACGGGATCCCGGTCGAGGTGGAGGCCGCCTGA
- a CDS encoding ketol-acid reductoisomerase — translation MTTIYRSSDADPRALDGQRVAVVGYGNQGRSWALNLRDSGVDVAVHARADESRAAAEADGFAVGAIADASDADVLCVLVPDDAIPRLGLAPKPHALTIVASGYTLAFDRFAPDGDLAMVAPRMLGPEVRRCYVEGAGFLTALGIERDATGTALARTLAVAHAIGGLAQCAIGLTPRQEAILDLSVEQVLSPALTHVSQAFVGAMLAEGIPIEAVLTELHLSGEVERNYRLLREEGFAAQLAHHSPASRYGQLSRRGRYDALDFGPVMREIVAHIASGAFADEWDAESAAGQPRLHALEEQHAGPAIRAFEAGVRRTLGLDAD, via the coding sequence ATGACGACGATCTACCGCTCCTCCGACGCCGACCCGCGCGCGCTCGACGGGCAGCGCGTCGCCGTCGTCGGATACGGCAACCAGGGCCGCTCGTGGGCGCTCAACCTGCGCGACTCGGGCGTCGACGTCGCCGTCCACGCGCGCGCCGACGAGAGCCGCGCGGCGGCGGAAGCCGACGGCTTCGCCGTCGGCGCGATCGCGGACGCGAGCGACGCCGACGTGCTGTGCGTGCTCGTGCCCGACGACGCGATCCCGCGGCTCGGCCTCGCGCCGAAGCCGCACGCGCTCACGATCGTGGCGAGCGGCTACACGCTCGCCTTCGATCGCTTCGCACCCGACGGCGACCTCGCGATGGTCGCGCCGCGCATGCTCGGGCCCGAGGTGCGACGCTGCTACGTCGAGGGCGCGGGCTTCCTGACCGCACTCGGCATCGAGCGCGACGCGACCGGCACCGCGCTCGCGCGCACGCTCGCCGTCGCGCACGCGATCGGGGGCCTCGCGCAGTGCGCGATCGGCCTCACGCCGCGCCAGGAGGCGATCCTCGACCTCTCCGTCGAGCAGGTGCTCTCGCCCGCGCTGACGCATGTGTCGCAGGCGTTCGTCGGCGCGATGCTCGCAGAGGGGATCCCGATCGAGGCGGTGCTGACGGAGCTCCACCTCTCGGGCGAGGTCGAGCGCAACTACCGCCTGCTGCGCGAGGAGGGCTTCGCCGCGCAGCTCGCCCACCACTCGCCGGCGAGCCGCTACGGGCAGCTCTCGCGGCGCGGCCGCTACGACGCGCTCGACTTCGGGCCGGTCATGCGCGAGATCGTCGCGCACATCGCGTCCGGCGCGTTCGCGGACGAGTGGGACGCCGAGAGCGCGGCCGGCCAGCCGCGGCTGCACGCGCTCGAGGAGCAGCACGCGGGGCCCGCGATCCGCGCGTTCGAGGCCGGCGTGCGGCGCACGCTCGGGCTCGACGCCGACTGA
- a CDS encoding glutathione S-transferase family protein: MKLHTFPLAPNPTKVEVFLKEKGLDLAREIVVLPKGEQHDPAFLARNPLGRVPVLELDDGEFVAESLPILEYLEELHPEPSMIGRTPLERLRIRSLERMIDTSILLPVGRLVHSTRSPLPGVEPNEGMAAWARTALVKPLALLDERVGDAPFVFGDRPTIADGTLFAAMRFGRMFGVEVDASHRNLHRWYASFEERHGGAPRV, encoded by the coding sequence ATGAAGCTCCACACGTTTCCGCTCGCTCCGAACCCGACGAAGGTCGAGGTCTTCCTGAAGGAGAAGGGGCTCGACCTCGCGCGCGAGATCGTCGTGCTGCCGAAGGGCGAGCAGCACGATCCGGCCTTCCTCGCGCGCAATCCGCTCGGGCGCGTCCCCGTGCTCGAGCTCGACGACGGCGAGTTCGTCGCCGAGTCGCTGCCGATCCTCGAGTACCTCGAGGAGCTCCATCCCGAGCCTTCGATGATCGGCCGCACGCCGCTCGAGCGGCTCCGCATCCGCTCGCTCGAGCGGATGATCGACACGTCGATCCTGCTCCCCGTCGGACGACTCGTGCACTCGACGCGCTCGCCGCTGCCGGGGGTCGAGCCGAACGAGGGCATGGCCGCGTGGGCGCGCACTGCGCTCGTGAAGCCGCTCGCCCTGCTCGACGAGCGCGTCGGCGACGCGCCCTTCGTCTTCGGCGATCGCCCGACGATCGCCGACGGGACGCTCTTCGCGGCGATGCGCTTCGGCCGCATGTTCGGCGTCGAGGTGGACGCGAGCCACCGCAACCTGCACCGCTGGTACGCGAGCTTCGAAGAGCGCCACGGAGGAGCGCCCCGGGTGTAG